The genomic interval CATGCCTAGTGGATACTCAAATACTTtttacaatgaaaagaaatgaaaaatgggaGTTTGATCTCATTTCCATTGCCAGTTACATGTCCTATAAAAAAGCAGATCAATAAAagccagaaattaaaaaaaggagggggggttTGCACAATGAATCCAAAAAGCTGGTAATCTAATTGTGAATAATCCAGAATTGAGTATCTTCTGCCATATACTGTCCCTCCCGGTAATTGAGTCAATTACTTTCAAGTAAGGTTGAGTAGTCTTAAGTCACAATGGCCCAATATAAATAATAGTTATTTCCatataaaaatgacaattttcttGCAAGAAAAACAGATACCATAAACTTTTCAAAGCCCTCtggaaacttatttatttatttatttatttatttatttatttatttatttgagatggagtcttgttctgttgcagtggcgtgatcttggctcactataacctccgtctcccaggttcaagtgattctcctgcctcagcctcctgagtagctgggactactggcgcacatcactacactcagctaatttttgtatttttagtagagatggggtttcccatattggtctggctggtctcaaactcctgacctcaggtgatccaccagcctcagcttaccaaagtgctgggattaaaggaatgagccaccatgctcagccacaTTGTTTTTATGTAagtaatttttacttctttagaaaaattatatgacTAGCACACCATGTCTAATAAAAGGATAATTCCATAAACTTTTACCATGTCCCACTCacatttacaagcaaaaaaaaaaaaaaaaacaaaaacaaaaaaataaaaaaatgaaaaccaaataaaagaTTGAGAGCTCACCACAATTCACGTGATTAAAATGATCCCagcccttgggaggccaaggcaggtgaatcacttgaggtcaggagttcaagaccagcctggccaacatgctgaaaagtcatctctactaaaaatacaaaaacaagtagccaggcatggtggtgtaatcccagctactctggaggctgaggcaggagaatcacctgaacccaggaagtggaggttgcaatgagctgagatcgcacccttgcactccagcgtgggaaacagagtgagtctctatctcaaaaaaaaaaaaaaaaaaaaaaaaaagaaaccagtcctacaaattaaaaatcaaatactcTTTCTCAGACCGTTTTTACAGACTGTTTTTTtctggctcatagttctgcatttGGTTTTGCAGACCCATGCCTAAAAGGATAAAGCGTTAACACATTCTCATTTCTTGCAAGTAACATGACTTCATCACTtcagtataaaagaaaaatgatcactTACCTTTCAATGCCGTCAAAATAGTACTTAACAATTATCATTATAGTATACCTGCTTCCTAGAATAGATTAGACTAACTGCCACAGGAccattgtttttcctatttttctaatGACAAAACCAGGTGTTTCTAGCCTATAAATTAGGCTTTACAATTCATAAGTGATCAGAATTCCTAGAAAGTTACAGATTTTTTATGTCAAGCCACACACGTTGAAGTGGTATAAACTTTTGATTTTCAAGAATCAGAATAGATTAATGAATTGTGACACTCTAAAAAGTACCAAAAGCTAAAGGTCTAtaattaaacatataaataattatatatccaATTCTGAGTTACAAACGTGCTGTTATTCAAAAGCACATTCTTTTCCACTGAAaatccatttccttttctccttgtAGCTGAAAATTGAGTCATTATAATATAATCAAAAGACTTCGTATAAATCAAATAAGCAATTTTGCTTTGTGCTAAACATCATAAATTATAAGGAAATATAACCAGTTAAACAGTAATAATATCACTATCATTAttacaatttataattattttaaaatagaattaattaaaatataaaacattcaaCCACAAACACtggagataaatatttttatatttagagaaCATAAAAGTCACCTTTCACTCATGAGCTCATCTGAGACTTTTTGCTCTTCACATTCCATTTTGTCCTTATTGGTCTGGCTCATTTCCTCACTTTCTAAAACTACTCCTTCATCTTGGATTTTTGGTCCTTGTCTGattattttcaactttctttttttgactttgATCTTGGTAAATTCTTGATACTGGTAGGCTCTATCACTGTCCATGTCCTGATCCCTACAACCCTCAGGTGGCTGGGTCATTGTCCGTTTGTTAGAGATGTCCTGTGGGAGATCTACTGCCATGCGTTTTACCTTTCTCCTCCTGCGCAGAGTTCTATTGCCAACATTGTCCACAGCAAAATCAGACTCATGCCATAGAGGTCTTTTCCCTCGAACATTATTATTTAAGTTTGATGATGGCCTGCGCTTTGCTACTAACATTTGGTCATCAGAATCACTgtgatcttttttattattattgtgattCTCTCTGTAGTCCTTGCTTGGTTCTTCTAAACTAGAATCAGAGCCTTCACTTAAGCAGTGACCAGTCTCCCACGGGTGATGCACATTATAGGACCTCcgttttctccctctccttttccttgCCTGGCGTTTCAGAGGGCAAGATATACTCCGAGAATGGTCTCCTGTTTCAGCAAATCCACCTCGAGCTTGCTCTGAGCTCTCTTCCAATGCTGAGACAAGGTCATGAACCAGCTCCTCCATGGTTCTACTGAAATGCCTTcattttttagagaaataaaaaagaaaatagtcaatCTTAACCACAGTAACCTCGTTTTCTATAACAGATAATTCATTCTAAATTtgacaaaaattaataatgattACAAAATGTTTCAAAGCTATTTTTCCTATCCAAGATATTAGTTTTAAATATTGATTCATTTTTGGCCTCTTCTTATATAAGTTACTTTATTAAACATAGGAATTACTTCCAAGATAGAATAAGCTTATGAGCAATGAAAGATCCcagtacttttatatttttactgtataatTATGGAAAAGTTCTGTTTAAATCCCTATCCGCTGGCCCACTCCTACCCCTTTTCTAGAGTCAGTTTTCCTACAGCAGATACAGAGAGAACTTTCTCAGTCCCCTCTTCGCCCACTAATCtctaagtgaaaaaagaaacatgaaatctTCTATTCACCATGTGTTCTAACCAGTCACTGCCATCATATAAGAGGCAGTTAGAAAGACAGACAGGTAGTTTCAGGATTAGTAATATATGTGAAAGTTTAACCAACACCATGCATTTATTTAGGCCACACTAATCTCTTAACCCAGTGAAGCAGAAACTACATTCGCATTCAAATTGCAGTCTCATGGGTTTAAAAGGGCCCATCATTACTTCACTCTGAAGCAATTTCTTAGGCTTTCCTTTTTTAAGAGCATTAAACTATATTACTAGTATGAATTTTTTTCAGTAGTCAGCAAGGATAAGCATCAGCATTCTTTgggaatttttataaattatacttgTCCTTTTAAAACCCAATTCCCAAAGATTTTAAATTAGTTGGTATGACATACAGCCAAGgtatctggttttattttttaaacattacagATAATTGAGATTTGCACCCTTCTTATGAAGGCCACAGGCAATCATTTGTCAAATAGAGATCTAGAGGCACCTAGGGATTGAAATATTCTCAACAGCCATACAGAGCTTCTAGAGCCTACAGCAGGAGCAGGCACACTTTTAAGTAACTGGCCTGCTAGTAAATACtctaggctttgcaggccattgGGTCTCCCACAATTACTCAATTTGCCACTGTAATGCAAAAATAGCCATaagcaatacataaataaatgggtaTGGCTATGttctaataaagttttatttatagaaTCAGGTTATAACTGGTTATAGTTTGCTGATCTGTGTTCTATATAGTCTCTACAGTTATGTATAGTCTCTACAGTCATGTATAGTCTCCAACAGTCAATAATTTCAGGCTTTTGCAAGTTCCTTATAACAGCTTTcaacttttgtgttttcattttaatgataacCTAAAAACAACACACATTGTGATTCAACTGGATACACCATTTATAATGTGATGCACACACACGCTTGCTAACATTTGTGTATTTACTATTTGCCAGACCCattcctaagtgttttacatgtattatttaatttcattctcacacaataaccctatgaggtgGGAGATGAAATACACAAAGGCCAAAAGATTCCTGTCGCAATGTGATGCATCTAAGTAGTGGAGAGAGGATTCAAACTCCAGCAATCAGGTTCCAGAGCTCCAACATTGAACAAACTACAGCCAAGATCAGCGACACAATCCCAGTAgacagtttgtatttctgtttatgATTAATTTAGCACCAGGTAGCATTACTGTAATCCTCAAGACAGATTTAATATACATCTATGTAAAACCCAAATGACTCATAGGGAGCTATTATATTgttttgaatagaaaaaaaaaagaggtgaaagACCTGAATCAACACAAGGGACAGGGTGGTATAGCTGGTGAAAGTAAACTGAGCTCAAAGAACCAACCCTGTACTGGTTAGTAAAATGTACACTGTGAGCAACTAAGTAACATGGCATTGCATTTGGTTAATGTGAATTGGTATTTTCCAGATGTATTTCTGTGGGCATTCTGAATGTATTTAATATGAACAAAAAATCTAACgcatacagctttttaaaaaatgtggtgattcacatatctattttaaataaactctGGAGGGCCACTgagatttgatttttcttttctaaggatATTATATACAACTcaggtttttttgtgtttgtttgtttgagacggagtctcgctctgttatccaggctgaagtgcagtggcatgatctcggctccctgcaacttctgcctcccggtttcaagtgattctcctgccttaacctcctgagtagctgggattacaggcacatgccaccatgcccggctaattcttgtattttttagtagagacggggtttcaccgtgtcggccaggctgatctcgaactcctgacctcaagtgatccacctgccatgcttctcaatgctggaattataggcgtgagccaccatgcccagccccacaaATCAGGATTTAGAACACTGAATTTgattaaaagaaatatgtatcACATAGGAATTAGCTTTAAGCCAAACAAAACAGAGGCTTTGACTACACTGATAAGCCAAATGAATCTTTTTTCTATTATCTATGTCAACAAATGCCCTTTTCCCTTAAAACAATGAATATTGTGTTCTTTTCCTTtgacattatttcattaaaagaaatataGTCTGAAAGACCCATTGTCTCTGAATATAATATTGcaccttaaaaaaaattcacttgaAGCCACTTTAACATGTATTAAAATTAGTATCCTTTCTCTCTATTATCTGGTTCTGGAGTAACTTATTCTTGGAAGACAGAGTTTTCTTATCAATGGGTGAATGGCCagttcaaaataataaaacatgaaattaacTCGATGTATGAATATAATATCTAATTAAAGTCAGTTTATTTTGGATATTACAATTTAGTGCTTTACTGTAGCACagaaaatttatagtactaaCATTAGAAAAAGGTTAGTACATCTGATACAATCCATCGAAATCTGATACTCTtcaattaattttgtttaaaaagtattgCTGTAACCAATAgtttaataaaatactaatactaatactaacgAATTTCATTCTTAGTAATATTAGCAGTTATATACACAAAATTTCTCTAGAATCTCATGAAAACTGTGTCAGCCTTATTTGACTTTATGTTGCTTCtcttgagagaaaataaaacatatttttaggctgggggtgatggctcacgcctgtaatcccagcactttgggaggctgaggccagcaaatcacctgaggtcaggagtttgagaccagcctggccaacatggtgaaatcccatctctgctaagaatacaaatattaggccggtgtgctggtgggtgcctgtaatcctagcgactcgggaggcttaggcaggagaagtgcttgaacccagaaggcagaggttgcagcgagctgagatcacaccattgtactccagcctgggcgaaaagaacaaaactccatctcaaaaaacaaacaaaaaaaaaacatattttaaaaaatactgtaattaGAAGAATCCAATTTATTCCATGATGTCACTCAAATATGAACCAACTACATAttacttttaaaagcttttttaaaaaatcctataaaaacacagacaaaatatagatttaacaAGTCCTACTCAGAGTTCAAATTACCTTTTTCGCCTTCAGTTTCAAATAACTAGACTCTTCTCCAAGTCAATACCAAGCAAAACCCATGCTAATGAGCCGGTAGTATTATAGTCAGTTAACCTCAAGCTGCTTCACTAACATCCCTCAGTTAAAACTGGCATCGGCAGGGCACagtatctcacgcctgtaatcccagcactttgggaggctgaggcagcaggatcacttgagatcaggagttcaagaccagcttggccaacaagctgaaaccccatctctactaaatatacaaaaattagccatgcatggtggcgatgcctgtaatctcagctactcaggaggctgagacaggagaatcgcttgaaccgggaggcagaggctgtagtgagccaagatcatgccactgtactccagcctgggcggcagaaagACTCTTGTCTCCTACTGGCTGGTCAAAACCAAAGTGATCCTAAGAGACCATCACATGACCAAtagctcttttatttcctttgccttGGCAGTTTACACTGATGTATCAGAAGACTAATGTATTAAAACACTTTATCCTAGAGATAGTTTCTTAAATAAGACTTTCCTATTAAAGGGGAAACCTGGAAATGTAGAAGTTTTCTATACAAATCAGTACTTACTGAACAACCGGTTTTAAAGTTTGAATTATACTAAATTCAGTGAATGTACCACTTAACTAACTTGAGATTTTTATACTCATAATTGTAAAagccatttttcttcatttagaacTCATTTGGAAATGAAATCTACTGGGAACAGTTCATATTGGGTAATGTCTAAGATAACAATAGTTCATCAATAGTTTTATTAAGACACTCTGAATGAACAGAATACCCCAAAACAAAATTATGGCCCCAACATCTATATAAAGATGGATTTTATGAAAGGAAATGACTTGTGCAGGTGAGTACTTTGTTTTTTCAGGTGGTATTGGATTATGCTGAGCAATATAAAATGTATGATCAATCCAAGACTTGATATGcaagctttatttaaaaattttaggtcAAACAtcaagtttgtttgtttcactTCTTCTACCCAATACCCAGTAAATAAGTGAACTATTATCCTTGTGTTCCTTATCAGCAGGCtctaataaattcagaaaaaggcTCTCCTAAAAGTGGATGTTTAagtgtttttctttcaaatatttctggTTCAAGGAAGAAGAATCAGGAAGATGCTTTAGTCCTAATTTACTGCTTAATCTACCCTAAGAACTGGAAGTTAATTGATGGCCCATGAGCTCCTAAATGTCAGTCCACAATATATTGATAATAAACCCAATATATAAATAAACCCAAgttcatattaaaaacaaaaactggcagGAAGCGGtagatcacgcctgtaatcccagcactctgggaggccaaccgaggtggatggatcacctgaggtcaggcgttcaagaccagcctggccaacatggcgaaactccatctctactaaaaataaaaaaattagccgggcgtgatggtgcacacctgtaatcccagctactcgggaggctgaggcaggagaactgctccaacccaggaggcagaggttgcagtgagccaagactgtgccactgcactacagcttggacaacagagagagagacaccgtTTCAAAATAAAACCTTCTGGATAGAACTAAAGGATAATTGATTATAGCAAGTAAGTAACTAGTTAAAGAAGAGGAAAGTAAATACTGTTTATCACCTAGTACTGGGTAAAACTCTCATCTTTACTTCTCTAAAACGTGGATTATCAGTTCTACAAAGTTAAGTAATTTTAGCAATGCAGTGCTAAAAGTTAGGTGGTGTTAAGTGCATCTGCTTACTTCGCTTACAAAAATTTAAGGGAACAAATAATCATTAATGTATTAGTTTCTGTATGAATAAAAATTCAGTGTGTACAAAAACACTGTACTAACACAGAGTACATAGTCAAGGACTATGCTGCTGAATGTTATAAACTACTCACAAACTTAAGACAAAGACAGTCTTGGACTTACATGTCTCCATTATCACGTTAGCTTTTATAAAAGGTTGGCTAGTGCTAAAAGTATGCAGCAAACAGCTGAACCAAGCAGATTAAAATTAATGCATAATAGTGCAGACTATGAAAATGAGTGACTAAACATGCAAATGGTGAGCCTTCAAGATGCCACATCAAGGCTAAATGACTAATGACTTTATGACTAATTTCACACCATATTATCCATAAGAATTATCTTCAGATTTCTGCTGCTTATGGGAATTTACATATTTCCCTCCTCAATGGGAATATTATTCATCAAATAAGTCCTTATCTCAACCTAGAAATCTATTAAAAGACTTTGTCttcaattttctccttttatatatATGTGGGGGAGTGGGTGGGCATTATCTTAGGAAATTATCAATAACCCTAACACGAAATGTTGACACTTACGCTAGTTTAGAAATTCCTTGACTtacctatttaaattattaatcaaAAGTAAACTTCTTCTGTCTTTTTGAAAAAGGTAAGGTGGGGTAGGGAAGAATTATCTTACTCTGAAACATGTAAATGATTAATTACAACTTTACATTAATATTAGGCAATAAATAGGAAACACcattctctggggaaaaaaaaaaaaggctgggagaAAACTACAGAGAACATGAGCTTAGAAATCAAGGCTACGAATTTGGAAGCTAATTCCAGTTATATTCATTAGCTATCGGACTTGGGACAAATTACCTATCTTCTGATCTGTTTATTCATCATAAAAATCAGCATAATTTCTACCTTGAAAAGATTTTTCTGAGGATGAGTGGGTACTTAATGTTCAACAGAAGTTATTTCATGTTTTCACGACCTCTACCCACAAATAAGAGAAACTGGTCACTAAAAGATCCCAAATTATTCTGCTTTTAAGGTATAACCATACTGGGAATCTTGAAGGTATTACAGTTAAAGGCCTTCAATCTTTCTGAGGTGATGAAGCATTCTGAATGTTGGGAAAAGGAAGGATAGCAGACATATATAACTTGCTGCATACAATTTCAATAAGTTCATGGACTCCTTGAAGACTCTATGaagctaaaagaaaattttaaatctcaaaaaattaatgcCGTGTATCTGACTTATTTCCaccttaaaaatatacatatgtaaatttaaaaagattaaataatcCTTCCCAGTTAAAAGTGGAAAGGAAGCAAAAGCTCCACTGACTTATATTCAATCACAGGTGCTCCTGGCAGCTTCTACTTTGtcacctttgtcaccataggaacTTTCAGgaagttttctttcctctttaccaTGGCTTGCTCAAAATCAAACCATGAAtggctttaagaaaaaaaaaaaagtctaactcTAGTTTCCAAATTAGTGATTTAATAAGGCAAGCTCATTTATTATTTACATCTGAAGATGACTTCATGAGTCATTCAAACTTTTCCTTACACTTTAATTACTTTCAAAAGGTAAACTATTGAAAACGCTGCCTATATGAAATAAAGtcagtttaaaacaaaacaaaaaatttagcatCTAATAAGTAATTCATTCTAGCTCTTGTCAATATGCATATATTCAAATGTATAAGGCAAACAGTAGGTAGGAAATGAGacttatttaatgtttatattaatatatggtaactgttcaataaaaatttactgaACATATAACCTGAATTCTTATAACAGGAATGAGAATAAAGACAAATGAATATTAATTACAAGTAGCATACTGCTTGACAcataacagattttaaaaaataatctgccAGACGAGCAAACCAATGAATGACTAAATGACtgatcaaataaaagaaaaacataatgacTAAAACTTTTAGACAATCCATATTCCAAATTTTCTGCTACATTAACAAGCCAGACACTCTAGGTTTTTAGCTAAGTAAATGTGAAGTTAAGGAAAAATTATCAAAGGCAATGTAAAGGCTTCCAGCTTGACATAAATATGGCTGCTAAGAAGCTATACCAAATTTAATGAATTACTTGAACAAAATCATACTGTTTATTGCTTTGATTCTTAATTGTTGAAACAAAAACCTGACTCAAACCTGCTGGTACGCAACAAAGTTCAAGACAAACAAACTCCAAAAAACAAGTAATTcaaaaaaatgcacacattttaCTATGCAGTTTTCCAGATTTCAATACAATCAAAATACCAAATAGGAATGAAAATGCAGAAACAAAAGTCCAGAGTcaatatagtttattttaatggctttgtttttttaagcaaAGCCAcataacaaagttaaaaaaaaaatagaataccatagttgaataaagaaattatctaCATTTACCCATTTGGTGCCTAAAAATTGAAAGAGCAACCTCCACATTGGAGAAGTTGAAAAAGTCAAGACAGGAgctaaaaagtcagaaaatccAGACTGGGTAACAAATTTGGGTATCTAACCGCTAGGTTATATATTTCTTGAGATATTTTATCTCATTCAGACACATAGGCAACATATAAAAGTGGTTAAGAATTTTGGGGGTGGTATACTGGAATCATCTTGCAAATATGATACTTAGGCCAGTTACTTAAACCATCTTTGCTTCTGTGTCACCTTATCTAAAATGCAAAGAATGATACACCTACCTCAAAAGATTTACATGAGATGACACATATTTGTAAAACCTGGCACCTAGTTAACTCCTTAATAGCAGTATTCCCAGTGGGACTGGAATTTACTACTGGGATcaaacatatatgttatatagtaaatatctgttcaattaatgaaaaagaaaattccattaagAAATCTGGAATGACTGGATGGTCGTACAGATAGACTAGAAAATAAAGATCCAGTTTTCTGGAACATGTTGATACTGACAAAACAGGAATGACTttagaatttcattaaaaaatactaaGTGCTACCACTCTATTATACTATGGTGCCATAAGAAATGGTGAGTTGTATGACAAGAGAGCCTTTAAAAGAGAATTGAAGGAGGTTTCTCTCAGTACCTAACCATGATTTGGAAGGCAGAAGAAGCTGAGAGAATCAATCATATTCTGATGTAGTCACCTATCCTACAAATCGATAGCACCCTAGGAAGAGCAGACCAATCTACATAGGATATTTTGTCTCCCTGACTTCACCAAGATAATGAATGGTGAAACATTAAGACAGGTATCCTTGAGAGGGAACTGTGGGGTGATGGACAAATCCATTATCTTGTTTTGTGTGGTGTTTACTTAAGTATATACAATGCCAAAACTAGTAAAATTAAGCATGTAAGAATTGTGCATTTCATTCTATGCTAGTTATACCATTAAAAACTGGTTCATTTAAAAAGTGCTCCCTGCTTTTCTCCCTGGAAAATGTAATAATTTACTAATAGTATAATCAAATCTATATTAACTATAAAATTAACTACAGGATGATGTCACCcaactaaaaatattttggataaggtaattcttttaacttttcagtGACAGATGATGTAAAAGTAATTCTTTGAGATCACAGACTACTAAAATTCCTTCTGTTCTAATTTTTGCAGAATCTAGGAATGAACATGCACCGTTTAGCCACATTTCTTTCACTTGTTGGTCAAAACTTTATGTTTGAGAGAATTTTCAATGGGAAATTGCTTGTTTGTATCACTGGTTGTCTTGTGTTACTTTCGGAGGAAAAGGGCTTGGGAGAAAAATACGACAGATATTACAGTGTATATTACAGTGTTCAACTAGAAATCCCAAAACCAGGATTCTAGCTCTAGGATTAAAATGTACAGGGCAACTTTGGACACGGCACTTGAATATTCTGTGCTTGTGATATTCTGCTATCACAGGGCTGTCATAGGATAAAGTGTATTAATTTGTGGAAATACTTTGAAAAGTCAAAGCAATGTATTATTCTAACGTGGCATTGGTGACATGATACCACAGACATAGTCAAGCCCCAAACTTAATCCTGACAGTTATATGTTCTTGGGAAGTCCCCATATACATCTCCCTTGAACTTGAATAGAATATTCAAGAGGGTGGAAACAGGTAGGTTATCCCCTCTCTCTAAAAAAGTGGGTGAGAGGGTGATGTGTTTTCCACTATTGAACTTCCATAATTCTACATTTCTGGAATTTATCTTCcaaaatatttgatataatcTGGTAAATATTGAAAGAGGAGTGGGGAATAAGGCCCAGATTAAGATAGATTCTTCCTGTCCCCAGTGTTGTCAACAATCAATGAGGAGATAAATTGCTCCTGGAGTACAGGAAGCTTGACTTCTAAAATATTGTTAAACAAGcaatcagcaaacatttactgtatTCTTTAACAAATCTTTGGCACACACCCAAGAGCTCCCTCAAACTGCGTGCATCCCAGGAATGAGTGAGAGTAAGGCCTAGATGTCTTCAGATCATCCATCACAGCTCTCTCCCGCCTCCATTCCAGGTCCAGCAGAGCGGCCTCGGGCAATCACACCCTTCCCTGACCTCCCCCTCCCCAGGGCCGCCAGCCTCACCAGCTGTTCCCGGCTGCTGGAGCTCCGATCGGTTGGCGCCCGGCGGCCCCGAACATTAACGACACCCAGGAGCCTGGCCTCGAGGCTCAGGCCCGTGAACAGACTCCAACTACTACAGCACCGGCGACTTCCAAAGAGCAGTTCAGCATTTTGAGATGAGCTTCCGGAAGCCGACAGGAGGCGGAAACCGGATGCCCGGAGCAACCATTAGTTCTCCGCGTCTACTGTTTTCCGTTCCTATAATCCCCTCTTCCTACTCGCAATAGAGacagagataaataaattaaactttttgtGCTACACAGAAATTTCTTAATTCTCTTTTTAGTACTCTTAAAGTTGAAGTAGCGTGAGAGAAAAGAGGAGTGAACAAAAAGTCGGACCCCGAGAATGAACTATGGTTTAGCCCAGTTACCATGGAGACCGGTAGTAACACCAGTTGTAAACCCAAGGCCAAAAGACCATGGCCACATTAGCCCGGCTGCAAGCTAGGTCGTCGACTGTAGGAAATCAGTACTACTTTAGAAACAGGTAA from Rhinopithecus roxellana isolate Shanxi Qingling chromosome 18, ASM756505v1, whole genome shotgun sequence carries:
- the GPATCH2 gene encoding G patch domain-containing protein 2 isoform X2, whose amino-acid sequence is MFGAAGRQPIGAPAAGNSWHFSRTMEELVHDLVSALEESSEQARGGFAETGDHSRSISCPLKRQARKRRGRKRRSYNVHHPWETGHCLSEGSDSSLEEPSKDYRENHNNNKKDHSDSDDQMLVAKRRPSSNLNNNVRGKRPLWHESDFAVDNVGNRTLRRRRKVKRMAVDLPQDISNKRTMTQPPEGCRDQDMDSDRAYQYQEFTKIKVKKRKLKIIRQGPKIQDEGVVLESEEMSQTNKDKMECEEQKVSDELMSESDSSSLSSTDAGLFTNDEGRQGDDEQSDWFYEKESGGACGITGVVPWWEKEDPTELDKNLPDPVFESILTGSFPLMSHSSRRGFQARLSRLHGMSSKNIKKSGGTPTSMATNWTSEIPL